In one window of Ptiloglossa arizonensis isolate GNS036 chromosome 5, iyPtiAriz1_principal, whole genome shotgun sequence DNA:
- the Ac13e gene encoding adenylyl cyclase 13E isoform X2, whose product MSSMTPPLNRKRSSSVSFTRAKDNSEDATDEIHISLAPYIQTYLAHSGQGLGCCGISLPVPFERAAPRSWWNPKFDSEILEEQFKRSAFPQIRLRFRYALTYILLVSLSWLAYFVIIGTEYSTTTWPAIAAVFTTVGAMVSVVLYLTHTDYYKTYLLPISLAVASMLCILSLLFLAIVPPYIDGLTLVGHFALCSEILLLIYTVLPMPLYVCVGISTVYSFLFEFLTAYLYGTKTAREKFFSEHSLSNNSTGNDAVLDYTKISTVAYSSLRNFNDSQFSNVMHNDNEYITANVKQAPYSQDLKLLSMLGLKSSNQETMMGRLSGVLNDTNVLKNLNSSIVSAIANVNSTINASSDNLISKGINNTTSVLGESVLTHKNGELSNYFLSSNISNRPFSDDNYFSTSLGIRVLMQICIHLIGIHILIMTFVRMRGTFMKVGQSLLVRRQLEMEKQLKEKMIHSVMPPKVADWLMEESEREREREDSLKKGSIPSNNTDIRSLFRPFNMHSMENVSILFADIVGFTRMSSNKTAEELVGILNDLFERFDDLCEHHGCEKISTLGDCYYCVSGCPEPRPDHAKCCIEMGLAMIEAIKQFDIERREGVNMRVGVHTGTVLCGIVGTKRFKFDVWSNDVTLANKLESTGKPGRVHLSENTLSFLNDRYITEEGDLVNGIKTYFIKGLKSDFTNQFITNIASPKSISPLMQTRHRLASCNSQSKSKYHYLHMVTNASNYRMKANSLPSILDLENGDTDTADEKENVNKSPISVASYGKKKLRNKPWKYLQRQRTTEEMTPLEMEEAKAIITERSKIESQSYEDRNGFRIRLKMILKWIQTLYLLVLYCLVKSHSVVPLLCAVEKILESEVIADVAVYSSSSTLNSVHEPSSSVPPYPFPPAVTDTFGACFHKLRKQSDLQLIRCVQDNVSSQRSYFVKPPLSSVTLFFKNKEMEKEYRENAHKVSECISGNPPTLATSRFNTYFDILISALVYTAVTVSLFLLCEPTLYYIIFFVCATTIQIIAVSLCVRQLLYPDMVHATFIQQIFKFFSQWYPWHTCGAILVGLPITSILLNYSCSNLHHLKNFEYYYGYLIFVGLVHFCNFTQLNCWMKNFLVTFMGVLFLCLVMNYISYNQENLGNQLTNDSVHHPRSLANQRVTDLITNKFNASAMKEMDDNTPAFILSSASRIILTRQREAEIRYNERLYSSEIFLDMILLLMLVWFLNREFEISYRLSFHGNAVAARDKSRVQSMKNQADWLLHNIIPKYVADQLKTTAKYSQNHRAVGIIFASIVNFNELYDESYLGGKEYLRVLNELIGDFDELLEKPEFSNVEKIKTIGSTFMAASGLNPQVRQQSKHEQAHLFQLIDFAMAMHKVIYDFNRDLLGFKLILRIGFNYGDVTAGVIGATKLYYDIWGDAVNIASRMDSTGVAGRIQVAKNVLDVLSEQYEFEPRGQVYVKGKDNMDVFLLIGKKNDINTTTHT is encoded by the exons ATGTCAAGCATGACTCCTCCTTTAAATCGAAAGCGAAGCTCATCTGTTAGTTTTACAAGAGCTAAGGATAACAGTGAAGATGCCACAGATGAAATCCATATATCTTTAGCACCATATATACAAACCTATTTGGCACACAGTGGTCAAGGGCTTGGATGTTGTGGAATTAGCCTTCCAGTACCATTTGAACGTGCAGCACCAAGATCTTGGTGGAATCCTAAATTCGATTCGGAAATACTTGAAGAACAATTTAAAAGAAGTGCCTTTCCACAAATTAGATTAAGATTCCG GTATGCTCTAACATATATATTATTGGTTTCTTTATCATGGTTGgcatattttgtaataattggaACAGAATATAGTACTACAACATGGCCAGCCATAGCAGCAGTTTTCACAACTGTCGGAGCAATGGTATCAGTGGTCTTGTATTTAACACATACAGATTATTACAAAACCTATCTACTACCAATTTCACTAGCAGTTGCATCTATGCTTTGCATCCTGTCTTTACTTTTTCTCGCAATAGTACCACCCTACATAGATGGCTTAACTCTAGTCGGACATTTTGCACTATGTTCTgagattttattattgatttacacTGTGTTGCCAATGCCACTGTATGTTTGTGTGGGGATATCAACAGTCTATTCCTttctatttgaatttttgactGCCTATCTATATGGTACAAAAACTGcaagagaaaaattttttagtgAACATAGTTTATCAAATAATTCTACAGGAAATGATGCAGTACTAGATTATACCAAAATATCAACAGTTGCATACTCTTCTTTGAGAAATTTCAATGACAGTCAATTTTCAAATGTGATGCACAATGACAACGAATATATAACAGCAAATGTAAAACAAGCACCATATTCTCAAGATTTAAAACTGTTATCTATGCTTGGACTGAAGTCATCTAACCAAGAAACAATGATGGGCAGATTATCTGGAGTTttgaacgatacaaatgttCTTAAAAACTTGAATTCCAGCATAGTATCAGCAATAGCTAATGTTAATTCCACTATAAATGCTTCATCTGACAACTTAATTTCCAAAGGTATAAACAATACAACCTCAGTATTGGGGGAAAGTGTATTGACCCATAAAAATGGTGAATTGTCAAATTATTTCTTAAGTAGCAACATATCCAATCGACCATTTTCGgacgataattatttttctacaagtCTTGGAATAAGAGTCCTAATGCAAATCTGCATCCATCTGATAGgtatacatattttaataatGACTTTTGTAAGAATGCGTGGTACATTTATGAAAGTTGGTCAATCCCTACTGGTCCGGCGTCAACTAGAAATGGAAAAGCAACTTAAGGAAAAAATGATTCACTCGGTAATGCCGCCCAAAGTTGCAGACTGGTTAATGGAAGAAAGTGAGCGTGAAAGGGAGCGTGAAGATTCTTTAAAAAAAGGATCAATACCGTCCAATAATACAGATATACGTTCACTGTTTCGGCCATTCAATATGCATTCAATGGAGAATGTTAGTATCTTATTCGCTGATATTGTTGGATTTACACGAATGAGTTCTAATAAGACTGCGGAAGAACTAGTAGGCATTTTAAATGATCTTTTTGAAAGATTTGATGATTTATGTGAACATCATGGGTGTGAGAAAATTTCCACATTGGGAGACTGTTATTATTGTGTAAGTGGATGCCCGGAGCCAAGACCTGATCATGCAAAATGTTGTATTGAAATGGGATTAG CCATGATAGAAGCTATAAAACAGTTTGATATCGAGAGAAGAGAGGGTGTTAATATGAGAGTTGGGGTACACACTGGAACTGTACTCTGTGGAATTGTAGGTACTAAAAGATTTAAATTTGATGTATGGTCTAATGATGTGACACTGGCAAATAAATTAGAAAGTACAGGGAAACCAGGAAGAGTTCATTTAAGTGAAAACACtttgagttttctcaatgaTCGATATATTACAGAAGAAGGGGATCTGGTAAATG GTATTAAGACTTATTTCATCAAAGGTCTAAAATCAGATTTCACCAACCAATTCATAACAAATATTGCATCTCCAAAAAGTATATCACCTCTAATGCAGACGCGGCATCGCTTGGCCTCTTGCAATAGTCAATCTAAGTCGAAATATCATTATCTCCATATGGTCACTAATGCAAGTAATTATAGAATGAAAGCAAACTCTCTGCCGAGTATTCTAGACTTAGAAAATGGAGATACTGACACTGcagatgaaaaagaaaatgtgaATAAAAGTCCGATATCTGTTGCTAGTTATGGAAAGAAAAAGTTGAGGAACAAACCATGGAAATACTTACAACGACAACGAACTACTGAAGAAATGACTCCACTAGAAATGGAAGAAGCCAAAGCAATTAttaccgaacgatcgaaaattgaatCTCAATCATATGAAGATCGCAATGGATTTAG AATACGTCTCAAAATGATATTGAAATGGATCCAAACCCTATACCTTCTAGTCCTTTATTGTCTGGTCAAGAGCCACTCAGTCGTGCCTCTTCTATGTGCAGTAGAAAAGATTCTGGAATCAGAAGTAATAGCAGACGTAGCAGTATACAGCAGCAG TTCGACGTTGAACTCTGTCCATGAGCCGTCGTCTTCGGTACCACCTTATCCGTTTCCTCCAGCAGTCACGGATACTTTTGGTGCATGTTTTCATAAGTTAAGAAAACAATCTGATCTGCAATTAATAAG gtgtGTTCAAGATAATGTAAGTTCTCAACGCTCGTACTTCGTGAAACCACCACTTTCGAGTGTAACTCTTTTCTtcaaaaacaaagaaatggaaaaggaaTACAGAGAGAATGCTCATAAGGTCAGCGAATGTATCAGTGGTAATCCGCCCACCCTGGCTACCTCGAGATTCAATAcgtattttgatattttaatttcggCGTTGGTATACACTGCCGTCACGGTTTCGCTTTTTTTACTTTGCGAGCCGACATTatactatataatattttttgtgtGTGCTACTACAATCCAAATTATAGCAGTGTCTCTTTGTGTTCGGCAACTTTTATATCCGGACATGGTTCACGCAACGTttatacaacaaatatttaaattcttttcgCAATGGTATCCTTGGCATACTTGCGGTGCGATTTTGGTTGGTTTACCAATTACGTCTATACTTCTCAATTATTCGTGTAGCAATTTACATcacttgaaaaattttgaatattattatggATATTTGATCTTTGTCGGTTTAgttcatttttgtaattttacacaACTCAATTGCTGGATGAAGAATTTCTTGGTAACGTTTATGGGTGTACTATTTCTTTGTCTTGTAATGAATTACATATCGTACAATCAAGAAAATCTCGGTAACCAACTCACTAACGATTCGGTACATCATCCACGTTCCTTGGCAAATCAACGTGTCAccgatttaattacgaataaattcAACGCAAGTGCTATGAAAGAAATGGACGACAATACTCCTGCTTTTATATTAAGCTCCGCGTCGAGAATTATTCTCACGAGGCAACGAGAAGCAGAAATCAGATACAACGAAAGATTGTATAGTTCCGAGATTTTTTTAGATATGATACTTTTACTGATGTTAGTTTGGTTTTTAAATCGTGAATTTGAGATCAGTTATCGGTTAAGTTTCCATGGAAATGCGGTAGCGGCACGAGATAAAAGTCGTGTCCAGTCGATGAAAAATCAAGCCGATTGGCTTTTGCACAATATTATACCGAAATATGTTGCTGATCAGTTAAAAACAACCGCCAAATATTCGCAAAATCACAGGGCCGTAGGAATCATTTTTGCAAGTATAGTAAATTTTAATGAACTCTATGACGAGTCTTACTTAGGCGGCAAAGAATACCTACGCGTGCTCAATGAACTTATTGGTGATTTTGACGAGTTGTTAGAAAAACCGGAATTCTCGAACGTGGAGAAGATCAAAACTATTGGTAGTACGTTCATGGCTGCGAGCGGTTTAAATCCACAAGTTAGACAGCAAAGTAAACACGAACAAGCACATCTCTTTCAATTGATAGACTTTGCTATGGCAATGCATAAAGTAATATATGACTTTAATAGAGATTTGTTAGGTTTTAAATTGATCTTGAGGATCGGTTTTAATTATGGCGATGTCACCGCCGGAGTGATTGGTGCTACGAAATTGTACTACGACATCTGGGGTGATGCTGTAAATAT
- the Ac13e gene encoding adenylyl cyclase 13E isoform X1 — translation MSSMTPPLNRKRSSSVSFTRAKDNSEDATDEIHISLAPYIQTYLAHSGQGLGCCGISLPVPFERAAPRSWWNPKFDSEILEEQFKRSAFPQIRLRFRYALTYILLVSLSWLAYFVIIGTEYSTTTWPAIAAVFTTVGAMVSVVLYLTHTDYYKTYLLPISLAVASMLCILSLLFLAIVPPYIDGLTLVGHFALCSEILLLIYTVLPMPLYVCVGISTVYSFLFEFLTAYLYGTKTAREKFFSEHSLSNNSTGNDAVLDYTKISTVAYSSLRNFNDSQFSNVMHNDNEYITANVKQAPYSQDLKLLSMLGLKSSNQETMMGRLSGVLNDTNVLKNLNSSIVSAIANVNSTINASSDNLISKGINNTTSVLGESVLTHKNGELSNYFLSSNISNRPFSDDNYFSTSLGIRVLMQICIHLIGIHILIMTFVRMRGTFMKVGQSLLVRRQLEMEKQLKEKMIHSVMPPKVADWLMEESEREREREDSLKKGSIPSNNTDIRSLFRPFNMHSMENVSILFADIVGFTRMSSNKTAEELVGILNDLFERFDDLCEHHGCEKISTLGDCYYCVSGCPEPRPDHAKCCIEMGLAMIEAIKQFDIERREGVNMRVGVHTGTVLCGIVGTKRFKFDVWSNDVTLANKLESTGKPGRVHLSENTLSFLNDRYITEEGDLVNGIKTYFIKGLKSDFTNQFITNIASPKSISPLMQTRHRLASCNSQSKSKYHYLHMVTNASNYRMKANSLPSILDLENGDTDTADEKENVNKSPISVASYGKKKLRNKPWKYLQRQRTTEEMTPLEMEEAKAIITERSKIESQSYEDRNGFRQNTSQNDIEMDPNPIPSSPLLSGQEPLSRASSMCSRKDSGIRSNSRRSSIQQQLFLMNGMAQGDLLAHRVSGYYTSSSTLNSVHEPSSSVPPYPFPPAVTDTFGACFHKLRKQSDLQLIRCVQDNVSSQRSYFVKPPLSSVTLFFKNKEMEKEYRENAHKVSECISGNPPTLATSRFNTYFDILISALVYTAVTVSLFLLCEPTLYYIIFFVCATTIQIIAVSLCVRQLLYPDMVHATFIQQIFKFFSQWYPWHTCGAILVGLPITSILLNYSCSNLHHLKNFEYYYGYLIFVGLVHFCNFTQLNCWMKNFLVTFMGVLFLCLVMNYISYNQENLGNQLTNDSVHHPRSLANQRVTDLITNKFNASAMKEMDDNTPAFILSSASRIILTRQREAEIRYNERLYSSEIFLDMILLLMLVWFLNREFEISYRLSFHGNAVAARDKSRVQSMKNQADWLLHNIIPKYVADQLKTTAKYSQNHRAVGIIFASIVNFNELYDESYLGGKEYLRVLNELIGDFDELLEKPEFSNVEKIKTIGSTFMAASGLNPQVRQQSKHEQAHLFQLIDFAMAMHKVIYDFNRDLLGFKLILRIGFNYGDVTAGVIGATKLYYDIWGDAVNIASRMDSTGVAGRIQVAKNVLDVLSEQYEFEPRGQVYVKGKDNMDVFLLIGKKNDINTTTHT, via the exons ATGTCAAGCATGACTCCTCCTTTAAATCGAAAGCGAAGCTCATCTGTTAGTTTTACAAGAGCTAAGGATAACAGTGAAGATGCCACAGATGAAATCCATATATCTTTAGCACCATATATACAAACCTATTTGGCACACAGTGGTCAAGGGCTTGGATGTTGTGGAATTAGCCTTCCAGTACCATTTGAACGTGCAGCACCAAGATCTTGGTGGAATCCTAAATTCGATTCGGAAATACTTGAAGAACAATTTAAAAGAAGTGCCTTTCCACAAATTAGATTAAGATTCCG GTATGCTCTAACATATATATTATTGGTTTCTTTATCATGGTTGgcatattttgtaataattggaACAGAATATAGTACTACAACATGGCCAGCCATAGCAGCAGTTTTCACAACTGTCGGAGCAATGGTATCAGTGGTCTTGTATTTAACACATACAGATTATTACAAAACCTATCTACTACCAATTTCACTAGCAGTTGCATCTATGCTTTGCATCCTGTCTTTACTTTTTCTCGCAATAGTACCACCCTACATAGATGGCTTAACTCTAGTCGGACATTTTGCACTATGTTCTgagattttattattgatttacacTGTGTTGCCAATGCCACTGTATGTTTGTGTGGGGATATCAACAGTCTATTCCTttctatttgaatttttgactGCCTATCTATATGGTACAAAAACTGcaagagaaaaattttttagtgAACATAGTTTATCAAATAATTCTACAGGAAATGATGCAGTACTAGATTATACCAAAATATCAACAGTTGCATACTCTTCTTTGAGAAATTTCAATGACAGTCAATTTTCAAATGTGATGCACAATGACAACGAATATATAACAGCAAATGTAAAACAAGCACCATATTCTCAAGATTTAAAACTGTTATCTATGCTTGGACTGAAGTCATCTAACCAAGAAACAATGATGGGCAGATTATCTGGAGTTttgaacgatacaaatgttCTTAAAAACTTGAATTCCAGCATAGTATCAGCAATAGCTAATGTTAATTCCACTATAAATGCTTCATCTGACAACTTAATTTCCAAAGGTATAAACAATACAACCTCAGTATTGGGGGAAAGTGTATTGACCCATAAAAATGGTGAATTGTCAAATTATTTCTTAAGTAGCAACATATCCAATCGACCATTTTCGgacgataattatttttctacaagtCTTGGAATAAGAGTCCTAATGCAAATCTGCATCCATCTGATAGgtatacatattttaataatGACTTTTGTAAGAATGCGTGGTACATTTATGAAAGTTGGTCAATCCCTACTGGTCCGGCGTCAACTAGAAATGGAAAAGCAACTTAAGGAAAAAATGATTCACTCGGTAATGCCGCCCAAAGTTGCAGACTGGTTAATGGAAGAAAGTGAGCGTGAAAGGGAGCGTGAAGATTCTTTAAAAAAAGGATCAATACCGTCCAATAATACAGATATACGTTCACTGTTTCGGCCATTCAATATGCATTCAATGGAGAATGTTAGTATCTTATTCGCTGATATTGTTGGATTTACACGAATGAGTTCTAATAAGACTGCGGAAGAACTAGTAGGCATTTTAAATGATCTTTTTGAAAGATTTGATGATTTATGTGAACATCATGGGTGTGAGAAAATTTCCACATTGGGAGACTGTTATTATTGTGTAAGTGGATGCCCGGAGCCAAGACCTGATCATGCAAAATGTTGTATTGAAATGGGATTAG CCATGATAGAAGCTATAAAACAGTTTGATATCGAGAGAAGAGAGGGTGTTAATATGAGAGTTGGGGTACACACTGGAACTGTACTCTGTGGAATTGTAGGTACTAAAAGATTTAAATTTGATGTATGGTCTAATGATGTGACACTGGCAAATAAATTAGAAAGTACAGGGAAACCAGGAAGAGTTCATTTAAGTGAAAACACtttgagttttctcaatgaTCGATATATTACAGAAGAAGGGGATCTGGTAAATG GTATTAAGACTTATTTCATCAAAGGTCTAAAATCAGATTTCACCAACCAATTCATAACAAATATTGCATCTCCAAAAAGTATATCACCTCTAATGCAGACGCGGCATCGCTTGGCCTCTTGCAATAGTCAATCTAAGTCGAAATATCATTATCTCCATATGGTCACTAATGCAAGTAATTATAGAATGAAAGCAAACTCTCTGCCGAGTATTCTAGACTTAGAAAATGGAGATACTGACACTGcagatgaaaaagaaaatgtgaATAAAAGTCCGATATCTGTTGCTAGTTATGGAAAGAAAAAGTTGAGGAACAAACCATGGAAATACTTACAACGACAACGAACTACTGAAGAAATGACTCCACTAGAAATGGAAGAAGCCAAAGCAATTAttaccgaacgatcgaaaattgaatCTCAATCATATGAAGATCGCAATGGATTTAGGCAG AATACGTCTCAAAATGATATTGAAATGGATCCAAACCCTATACCTTCTAGTCCTTTATTGTCTGGTCAAGAGCCACTCAGTCGTGCCTCTTCTATGTGCAGTAGAAAAGATTCTGGAATCAGAAGTAATAGCAGACGTAGCAGTATACAGCAGCAG TTATTTTTGATGAATGGTATGGCTCAAGGAGACTTATTGGCACACAGAGTGAGTGGCTATTATACTTCTAGTTCGACGTTGAACTCTGTCCATGAGCCGTCGTCTTCGGTACCACCTTATCCGTTTCCTCCAGCAGTCACGGATACTTTTGGTGCATGTTTTCATAAGTTAAGAAAACAATCTGATCTGCAATTAATAAG gtgtGTTCAAGATAATGTAAGTTCTCAACGCTCGTACTTCGTGAAACCACCACTTTCGAGTGTAACTCTTTTCTtcaaaaacaaagaaatggaaaaggaaTACAGAGAGAATGCTCATAAGGTCAGCGAATGTATCAGTGGTAATCCGCCCACCCTGGCTACCTCGAGATTCAATAcgtattttgatattttaatttcggCGTTGGTATACACTGCCGTCACGGTTTCGCTTTTTTTACTTTGCGAGCCGACATTatactatataatattttttgtgtGTGCTACTACAATCCAAATTATAGCAGTGTCTCTTTGTGTTCGGCAACTTTTATATCCGGACATGGTTCACGCAACGTttatacaacaaatatttaaattcttttcgCAATGGTATCCTTGGCATACTTGCGGTGCGATTTTGGTTGGTTTACCAATTACGTCTATACTTCTCAATTATTCGTGTAGCAATTTACATcacttgaaaaattttgaatattattatggATATTTGATCTTTGTCGGTTTAgttcatttttgtaattttacacaACTCAATTGCTGGATGAAGAATTTCTTGGTAACGTTTATGGGTGTACTATTTCTTTGTCTTGTAATGAATTACATATCGTACAATCAAGAAAATCTCGGTAACCAACTCACTAACGATTCGGTACATCATCCACGTTCCTTGGCAAATCAACGTGTCAccgatttaattacgaataaattcAACGCAAGTGCTATGAAAGAAATGGACGACAATACTCCTGCTTTTATATTAAGCTCCGCGTCGAGAATTATTCTCACGAGGCAACGAGAAGCAGAAATCAGATACAACGAAAGATTGTATAGTTCCGAGATTTTTTTAGATATGATACTTTTACTGATGTTAGTTTGGTTTTTAAATCGTGAATTTGAGATCAGTTATCGGTTAAGTTTCCATGGAAATGCGGTAGCGGCACGAGATAAAAGTCGTGTCCAGTCGATGAAAAATCAAGCCGATTGGCTTTTGCACAATATTATACCGAAATATGTTGCTGATCAGTTAAAAACAACCGCCAAATATTCGCAAAATCACAGGGCCGTAGGAATCATTTTTGCAAGTATAGTAAATTTTAATGAACTCTATGACGAGTCTTACTTAGGCGGCAAAGAATACCTACGCGTGCTCAATGAACTTATTGGTGATTTTGACGAGTTGTTAGAAAAACCGGAATTCTCGAACGTGGAGAAGATCAAAACTATTGGTAGTACGTTCATGGCTGCGAGCGGTTTAAATCCACAAGTTAGACAGCAAAGTAAACACGAACAAGCACATCTCTTTCAATTGATAGACTTTGCTATGGCAATGCATAAAGTAATATATGACTTTAATAGAGATTTGTTAGGTTTTAAATTGATCTTGAGGATCGGTTTTAATTATGGCGATGTCACCGCCGGAGTGATTGGTGCTACGAAATTGTACTACGACATCTGGGGTGATGCTGTAAATAT